The DNA sequence TTAGAATATCGCCACAGTCCTTTTATCAGGTAAATCCTGTTCAGACCAAGAAGTTGTACGCTAAAGCACTGGAGTATGCCAAATTGACCGGTGAAGAAACAGTTTGGGATATGTACTGTGGTATAGGTACGATTTCACTGTTTCTTGCAAAGTCCGCAAAGTTTGTCTACGGTGTGGAGATAGTAGATGCTGCCATACAAAATGCGATAGAGAATGCAAAGATAAATAATATAGATAATGTAAAATTCTTTGTAGGAAAGGCTGAGGAGATAATTACAGGAGAATATGAAAGCGGTAATATAAGAGATATAGATGTAATAGTGGTGGATCCGCCAAGAAAAGGACTTGATAAGCTGGCAATAGATACCATGCTAAAGCTTCTACCAAAGAGAATCGTATATGTAAGTTGTGATTCATCAACACTGGCAAGAGATTTAAAACTGCTATGTGAGAAGAAATATGAGCTAAAGAAACTGACAGTGGTGGATCAGTTTGCGAGGAGCTATCATACGGAGAGTGTATGTTTACTGGAGCAATGTTAGTTGAGAAAAATCTCCGGTACAAGTATTATCTTTAAAATGTGGATATCTAAGAATATGAAAAAAGAGTTCTATTCAAGTAATGCGTATAAGAAATGTGGATTCATTTTTTATACGCATTTTTGTGGATAAAATATATTTTTCTTATAAGAGCCTTACTCCTTTTGGTTTTCTGAGAGCTTTGAGTTACTATCTTTATTAGTGGAAAAGTATTTAATGAGCTGATCAATTGCTCGGTTTGTTTTTACATACTTGAACCAGCGAAGCTCAGGTAAGACATTAGGATTTGTCTCTATAGATATAACATCTCCTTCGTTTATTGACTCATAGGCTTGATGCTTAAATTTATTGTCATCCACAATTGCATAGTGGAAATGAAGACCTACCTCACTATGAATAGCAAAAGCAAAATCTAAGAAGGTTGCTCCATCTTCAATATACATAGCTGATTCATCTCTTCTATATACCTTAATTTTCTTTCCATCCACTGCTGCACCAAAATCAGTTACAGTTTCTTCATCAAATAGACGCCCCAACTTATATCTCATATATTCAGTCTCTGATTTTACGAAAAGTCGGTAAAGATTCCCCATATTGTCAGAGAGCAGGTAATATATTGAGTCTTTATAAGTGGTTTGCCCAAGGTCTATTATAGTGATATCTTTATCTGCAAGTAAATAAGAATAAATGCCAAAGAAGGCATCAGCAGGTGTATTGCCTGTACTTGAGCAGTAAGTATCACTTATGATAAGTGAAAGGTCGTACATAGCGATGTTTTTTTTACACAAAAGTTTTGGCAAATCAGTGGAAATATTGTTTGCCTGAGCATTTATCTGTCTGTAGATGCTGATAGCAGAGCGTGTATTATAATCAAATCTGGCAATAACGTTAATCTCTATACTGTTTGTATTTTCAGAAGCATAGGTTTTTTGTGAAAAAACTTCAGAAAACAACTTAAGGGTTTTTGATATTGTATAATTATTGTGAGTGCAAATGGCTGAGCGGGCAGTCACAATCTCAGTATATCGTTGTGGATGCTCAATCTCAAGGCATAAGTTCTCTAGGATATCAATAAGTTGATATGCTCTCTCTTTCATCATCATAGGTATAATGATTGCACGAGTATGCTTTGCCTTTAGAATTTTTTTCTCTTCTTTAAATGGACCAATTGTCTGTAAGTTATCGATTCTGTCAGCAACTTTAATAAAGAGAGCCTTTTCACTCATTTTTTCTTTAAGCCGTTCATCAGATAATCTATCAATTTCTTCCTTAGTCAATTCACTCTTACTATCCAGTTCTATATCAATTGCAGTGACAGCGTCCACCATATTTATGAGGTTCTTATTATTAAAAGTATCCATCAGATCAGAATAGGTGGCGTCTGTGTCTTCTAAAGTGTCGTGTAGCAATGCAGCAGAAATAGTTTCTGTATCCAATCCCCATGAAGCTACAAGGTATGCAACCCTAAGAGGATGCATAATATATGGTTCTCCGGTTTTACGCGGTTTCTGTTTTTCATGCTTTCTTTTAGCATACATATATGCCTTATAAACAAATTTTCGATTCGTTACTTTATGGTGTCTATTGATTTCAGTTATAATATCTTCAAAATATTTCTCTAATATATCCATAATCCCCCCCTAGCTAAGATATATCAACATTATCTTGGCTTTTGATAGATACATCTTTTAGAAGATCATACCAAGCTCCATCATCTCGCTCACTGATTTTTGCATAACGAAACATGTTATTTGTAAGACTGGTTTTTACATAACGCTCAAGATTTACCTTGATAATGATCTCTTTTTGAAGGTCTGTAAGAATCTCAGAGTATTTAATGGTTTCTTCATAGCTGTCCGGAGTTTGATATGTTTTTTTGAATAAAGAAATAAGTTCTTTTGCATTTGCATCAGCCTTATATGTAGGATGACTTAGAAGAAGTTGATGGTGGATTTCTTCTGCAGACAGACTTATAGGATATCTTGAAAGAGCTATATATTGAGCAGTGGGTGTAGGTTCGCGACCTTTTGAAACAGAGTTGATTGTACCCATACCGCCTATGTATTCTTTCTTGTTACTGTTGACACGATGCAGAATAATAAGTGCTTTATCCTTTCTGTCATGTGTAAGAGTTAAGAAGGCATGTTCAGCAGAAAACTCAAAATCTCCAAAATATGCCTTTTTTACTAAACTTTCATCATTAGAAATGTACTTATCTATATCATAGTAACTTTTCATAGAATCAATTGTTTTTTTTAGCTGAGTTGCCATATCACGGCATTTGATTCCAAGAACGGCTATACTATTATAGGTGTGTTCATAAATATTGGTTTTATCCTCTGAAATAGTAAGAATACCGTAAAGCAAAGATTCTTCAGGAGTATTCTTGTCCCTCCCTTTATAGGAACTTGTATTAAGATAGTAAACCAGATATGTACCACAGAATTTGTCATAAGATCTTTTTTCGTCTTTTTCGGCAGCACTTAAAGGTATCTGTGCATGAATATCAACTCGATTTATCTCCTTGAAAATAAAATCATCAAGTGAAATTCTAAATAAAATCTTTAGCTTATAGAGAAAATCCAATGGTGGAAATTGCTTTCCGGTACGATACTTGGAAATAGCAGATTCACTATAATTAGTTTGCTCAGATAGCTCCTTTGCACTGATGTTTTGAATTTCCAATAGCTTGTTAAGATTTGCAACAACAGTCGAGGCAGAATCTTCAATACCGGTTGCCCCTGGTTGCTTTTTGGTATCAGATGTTAAATCTGAATGATTAATATTAGTCATACTCATAAATTAAAACCCCTCTTGTTTTATTTCATACATTATATTTCACTACAATTTATATTACAATAGAATATATGGAAAATAATTTCCTGTAGGAAATTACTTGAAGTTTTCTTTGCGAAAAAAGAAATTAATTTCAAACTTCAAGAATAAAGATTGTTAAAAAAAACTTATAGACTTATATACTTTCTGATTAATACATGATATAATAAGTGTAGCCTTTATATATTCTTTATAAAACTTCTAAAATTTCTTATTTAAGATGAGTTTCTACTATAATAATGTGTTTTTATTCAATAAGCTTATGGTTTAAGATTTATCAGTGGGAAAGAGTGTGATTGTGAAAATGAGAGAATACTCTTCAATAATCGTATTAGAATGTCTAATAGAACATATTTCTTATACTTTTCAAAATCCGAATTGGATTAGCTTCCGGTTAATAAAAAGAAAAGATGAATAGTATTATACTGGTGAACTGACAGAAAAATTATATATTTGTTTGAGGGGGTGTAAGTGAGAGATGCTATTTTAGCTGTAACTGGTGATACACATGGTGAAAAAAACAGATTCCTCAATCCTAAAGAACAGGCGAACAAGCATCTAAAAAAAGGTGACTATTTGTTTATTTGTGGAGATTTTGGATACATATTTAATAATACCTGTAAAGAGAGAGAGTTTCTAGAATTTCTTGCCAATGAAATACCATATACTATATGCTTTTGTGATGGGAACCATGAAAATTTTGAAATATTAAACTCATATGATATTTCAATATGGAATGGTGGTAAAGTACATATAATTAAAAGCGACAATTCAGGGCTGCCCAAGATAATACATTTAATGAGAGGCCAAGTATATGAGATAGAGGGTAGAAAGATATTTGTATTTGGTGGTGGCTATAGTATTGATAAGGCAATGAGAACTGAAGGGAAAAGCTGGTGGAAGCAGGAGATGCCAAACGAAATAGAAAAAAATGAGGCAATAGAGAATCTTGAAGCAGCAAATTGGAGTGTGGATTATATAATTACGCACACCGCACCTGAAGATACAATGTCTATTTTTAATTTGGGAAATACTAATGAAAAGCCATTAAATAATTTTTTAGAGTATTTAAGAGAAAGAACAACATATTTACATTGGTATATAGGGCATCTTCATAGAGATGAGAATGTATGGAGAGGACAAACGGTTCTGTGGTATTTGGTGCGTAATATGGATAATAATATGGTATTGGATTGATGTAATTATATGAAAAGATTGTAGAACTGACATGGAAGAAGTCTATAAATAATTAGAGTAGATATTTAAATTTAATAAAAATAAGGAGTAATAAATATGAATAGAGTAGATGTTGTTATAAAGGATAGTTTATTTAAAAAAGTAGATTTAGAAGTTGATAGATGTGCCGCATATAGAGATGATGTAGAAGATAGAATATATATATACATGGATCAATTATTTGCACAGGAAAATGGGATGATGAATATTACCTTAGGGTTAAAGCAAACTTATGTGACGAAAATGGTGATATTGTAGAGATACATTATGATTTTGATGATAAACAATTTTATAAGATCGGGTATGATACATTTGAGATTAGTAGTTATAAATTAGATGGTAAAAGAGAAATTAAATATGTTGAATTATACCCAAAAATCAAACAGAAATCTTCAGACTGATAGAGGCAATTGAAAATAATTTGTATTTCAGCCACAATTAAGCTGGAAGATGATGTCAAGCATAAATGATTATGTCCCAAAATAATTAATTTATAAGCCCCCACAAAGGGGCTTTTATTATGCACTTTTTATGTCTTCTTCAATTCTGTGTGGCTGTGAGTGTGCGAATTTATTAAAGGCATCCAATCTCCAAGGATGGTTCATAGGCGGTATATAAGGCTTTCTAGGCTTTGGCTGTTTGTAGTCAGCGTCCAAGTCCTTAGATTTATGCTCATGAGCCGGTGCTACTAAGTTAGCTTGTATCTGTGATAATTCCTTTTTTGATGTTGCAGCTTCCTTCTTGGCTTTTAGAGTTTACTTAATGCGTCTACGCTTAGCTTTTGTAGCCTTTGGAGATAGAATGTACTCTGACTCCAAAATACTCATTATAGAGGAAGAAGAGATGCTTATGCCTTCATGCTTTTTTCATCCATTGATAAAATAACCTTTCTGATAAGTCAGTTCCTCCTAGTGTTAGAATATACAAAATAGTATTCTACCATAAGTGGGACATTTTTATTTGTGGTATACTAGGACTTTATCATTTATGGCTTATAGAAGTTTGTTTGAAGTAATATTGAAGTTGACTTTGAAGTAATATTGAAGTAACATTGAAGTAGTTCAAACAAGGAGTGTGGAATATGTTTTTGGAGGAGATAACAGGTGATATAAAGCCGGAAAGTGATAAGCTTGAGTGTAAAGAAGTTTTAAACAGAGAAGATGTTGTTGGTTGGCTTAAAAGCATTGCCGGATTTGCAAATGCATCAGGTGGGGATTTCTATATCGGAGTTGAGGATAAGACGAATAAACTGATAGGTTTTGACAGGAAAGCAGCTGATAATGAAAGAAATTATTTTAATAATCAGGTAAATGAGCATTTGACACCAAGACCACAAATGAAAATTTCGTTTTTGAGTTATGAGATGCGTGGAAATGAACGATTTATAATAAAGGTTAGTATAGAGGAATCTAATATAAAGCCCGTAATTCTAAAATATAAAAATATTCCGGCTATTTTTATGAGGCGTGACGGATTTACGAATGGAGCAACTTATGAAGAAATCATAGATATGAGTGTAAGAAGTAAAAATACACAATATGATATCTTAATATCTGACATTAAATATAATCCTGAAAATTTTTCAATGCTTAGAGAGTTCTATAAGAAATATAATAATGGTAAGACTTTGAAAGATAAGGCATTACAGTCATTAGGATTTTTTAATGAAGAAGATTATTTGTCTAACGGTGCAGTTTTATTTCAAGATGATTATAAGGGTAACAAAACCGATGTACAGTGCTCCGTATTTTCCGGATCAAATAGGGGAAGCGACAGAGTCGTTACCATTAATCGCTTTAAAGGGAATGTAATAGCGAGTATAAGTTATATTATTGACTTTGTAAATCAAAGAATGAATCATAGTATTATAAAGCTGGATGAAGGTAGGGTAGATATTGATTCATATCCGGCAAGAGCCCTATTTGAAGGTGTAATAAATGCAATTGCTCATAGAGATTATTATCTGGACGGAACACAAATTCAAGTCGATATGTTTAAGGACAGATTGGAAATATCATCACCCGGAGGTTTTTACAGAGGTGATAAATTTGGAAAAACGTATGATTTATCTAAAATTATTTCAAAGAGAAGAAATGAAGTAATATCAGGAGTTTTAGTTTTATGTAATGTAATGGAGGCGGCAGGTACAGGCTTTGATAAGATAGTAGAGGAGTATAAGTCGGCGGATGAAGCACATAAGCCGTATATTTATTCAAAGTCCGATCACTTTACATTAGTATTGCCGGATTTAACATATGATAGAGGTATTGAAAATAATGATGTACCGAATATTAGCTTTCAGCCTGTTCCGCAAGGGACGGAGCTTGATAAAAAGGTACTGTCATTTTGTTATCATAGAGCACATAAGGTTTCTGAGATAGTGGAATACTTGGGAATCAGTGATTCAACATATTTTAGAAAGAAAGTTTTGGCTAATCTTGAAAAAAACGGGTATTTAGAAAAGAGTAAGTTATCAAGAGCGGCGTTTTATAAGACAAATCATAGCATGGTAAGTATTGAATGATGTAGTTTAATATAAGATTATTTATTGAAAGTTAGTCCGGGATAGCTCCGGGCTGATTTTTTTATTCATTTTGATATATAAGTATATTATATTTTTAGCGGAATAATATTTTACACTTGCTCTAAAGCGAGGATTTATGCTTTTTTAAATAAAATAAATATACAAATAACCTCTTGTTAGCAAAACCTAACTATGGTATAATAACTTTACCGACGATAACGTCGGTAAAAGAGGAGGTACTATATGGCTGCTGCGAAGAGGCTTAGTGAGGCTGAAAGAAAAAAAGAAATTATGGATTCAGCCACAAAAGTAATTGCCGCAAAGGGCTTAGGAAAGGCAACTATGGAAGACATCATCGCGGGAACAACTTTATCAAAAGGAGGAGTGTATCACTACTATGGGAACGTAAAAGAAATCTTTAAAGACATTATGATAAGCGGGATTGATTACAGAAACAATATCATTAAGGAGCATTTGGTTGAATGTGAAAAGGGTGGTGAGAGTAAGTTTATGGCAAAACAGTTGGTTGATAAAGTCATAGACAACAATCCTTTAACGCCTCTTTATGTTGAGTTTTTGATAGAGAAAAAAAGAAATCCCGAACTGAATAATATTATGGAAGAGCTTCAAGAACAGACAAAGGAAAGATTTAAAGCGATATGGAGTAATGACTCAGGATGGTTGTTTGATCCTCAAATTTTTCAGTTTGTTACCGATTTTATGAATGCTCTGATACTGGCTTCGGATGTACTGGATGCAAGAGAAAATTTCAAAAAGAACAGACAGCATTTGGAAGCAATATTTACTTACTTATTTGAACAAGTAAAGGAGAAAATGGATGGGAGTTTATAAGAAATTATTCAGATATGTGCCGAATGAAAAATATATCGGATATATGACAATCATAGTATCAAGTATTTCGGCATTCCTGGTGGTTTATGGATATTATTACATGTTTTTACTTCTAAAAGAAGCGGTAGTAAAGGGAAATTATGAAAATGCAGGATATTATTCTACAAGGATAGTTATCTGTTTAACTATAAGTGCAGTAATGTATTTGGTATCCGGCATTGTTTCACATAAGCTGGCATTTAGACTTGAAACAAATCTACGAAAAAGAGGAATTGAAGGACTTACAGATGCAAGCTTTCGATTTTTCGATCTGCATTCCTCAGGATATATAAGAAAAACTATAGATGATAATGCTGCAAAGACACATATGGCGGTAGCTCATATGTTGCCGGATAATTCACAGGCATTTTTGGTACCGATTTTTGCCTTTATACTGGCATTTGCCATAAGTCTTAGAGTGGGAATCGTTATTATAGTTTTATCTGTTGTAAGCGGACTCATATTGATGGGAATGATGGGCAATAAAGATTTTATGAAGCTTTATCAGACTTCACTTGACAAACTGAGTTCTGAAACTGTGGAGTATATCAGAGGCATACAGGTAATAAAGATATTCGGTTCAAAACTTAAATCCTTTAAGGCATTGCATGATTCTATTATGGAGTATTCAAAATACGCTTATGATTATTCTCTGTCTTGTAAAACACCCTATGTCATATATCAGCTGATATTTTTAGGATTGATTGCCATTATCAGCATTCCGCTCAGCTTCTTTTTGACCGGTATAAAAGATCCTAAATTTATGGCTGTAGAGCTTATTATGATCTTTTTCTTAAGCGGTGTAATAATGGTCTCTTTTATGAAAATAATGTGGGCAAGCATGAATATCTATAATGCAAATTTTGCCATTGACAGTTTGGAAGAATTATATGAAAAGATGCAGGAGGACAAACTCACATATGGAAATAGAGAGCATTTTGACAATTTCAATATTGAATTTGAAAATGTGAGCTTTTCATATGGGGATAAAAAGGT is a window from the Lachnoanaerobaculum umeaense genome containing:
- a CDS encoding HD domain-containing protein is translated as MDILEKYFEDIITEINRHHKVTNRKFVYKAYMYAKRKHEKQKPRKTGEPYIMHPLRVAYLVASWGLDTETISAALLHDTLEDTDATYSDLMDTFNNKNLINMVDAVTAIDIELDSKSELTKEEIDRLSDERLKEKMSEKALFIKVADRIDNLQTIGPFKEEKKILKAKHTRAIIIPMMMKERAYQLIDILENLCLEIEHPQRYTEIVTARSAICTHNNYTISKTLKLFSEVFSQKTYASENTNSIEINVIARFDYNTRSAISIYRQINAQANNISTDLPKLLCKKNIAMYDLSLIISDTYCSSTGNTPADAFFGIYSYLLADKDITIIDLGQTTYKDSIYYLLSDNMGNLYRLFVKSETEYMRYKLGRLFDEETVTDFGAAVDGKKIKVYRRDESAMYIEDGATFLDFAFAIHSEVGLHFHYAIVDDNKFKHQAYESINEGDVISIETNPNVLPELRWFKYVKTNRAIDQLIKYFSTNKDSNSKLSENQKE
- a CDS encoding helix-turn-helix domain-containing protein, which encodes MSMTNINHSDLTSDTKKQPGATGIEDSASTVVANLNKLLEIQNISAKELSEQTNYSESAISKYRTGKQFPPLDFLYKLKILFRISLDDFIFKEINRVDIHAQIPLSAAEKDEKRSYDKFCGTYLVYYLNTSSYKGRDKNTPEESLLYGILTISEDKTNIYEHTYNSIAVLGIKCRDMATQLKKTIDSMKSYYDIDKYISNDESLVKKAYFGDFEFSAEHAFLTLTHDRKDKALIILHRVNSNKKEYIGGMGTINSVSKGREPTPTAQYIALSRYPISLSAEEIHHQLLLSHPTYKADANAKELISLFKKTYQTPDSYEETIKYSEILTDLQKEIIIKVNLERYVKTSLTNNMFRYAKISERDDGAWYDLLKDVSIKSQDNVDIS
- a CDS encoding metallophosphoesterase family protein, translated to MRDAILAVTGDTHGEKNRFLNPKEQANKHLKKGDYLFICGDFGYIFNNTCKEREFLEFLANEIPYTICFCDGNHENFEILNSYDISIWNGGKVHIIKSDNSGLPKIIHLMRGQVYEIEGRKIFVFGGGYSIDKAMRTEGKSWWKQEMPNEIEKNEAIENLEAANWSVDYIITHTAPEDTMSIFNLGNTNEKPLNNFLEYLRERTTYLHWYIGHLHRDENVWRGQTVLWYLVRNMDNNMVLD
- a CDS encoding ATP-binding protein; the protein is MFLEEITGDIKPESDKLECKEVLNREDVVGWLKSIAGFANASGGDFYIGVEDKTNKLIGFDRKAADNERNYFNNQVNEHLTPRPQMKISFLSYEMRGNERFIIKVSIEESNIKPVILKYKNIPAIFMRRDGFTNGATYEEIIDMSVRSKNTQYDILISDIKYNPENFSMLREFYKKYNNGKTLKDKALQSLGFFNEEDYLSNGAVLFQDDYKGNKTDVQCSVFSGSNRGSDRVVTINRFKGNVIASISYIIDFVNQRMNHSIIKLDEGRVDIDSYPARALFEGVINAIAHRDYYLDGTQIQVDMFKDRLEISSPGGFYRGDKFGKTYDLSKIISKRRNEVISGVLVLCNVMEAAGTGFDKIVEEYKSADEAHKPYIYSKSDHFTLVLPDLTYDRGIENNDVPNISFQPVPQGTELDKKVLSFCYHRAHKVSEIVEYLGISDSTYFRKKVLANLEKNGYLEKSKLSRAAFYKTNHSMVSIE
- a CDS encoding TetR/AcrR family transcriptional regulator → MAAAKRLSEAERKKEIMDSATKVIAAKGLGKATMEDIIAGTTLSKGGVYHYYGNVKEIFKDIMISGIDYRNNIIKEHLVECEKGGESKFMAKQLVDKVIDNNPLTPLYVEFLIEKKRNPELNNIMEELQEQTKERFKAIWSNDSGWLFDPQIFQFVTDFMNALILASDVLDARENFKKNRQHLEAIFTYLFEQVKEKMDGSL
- a CDS encoding ABC transporter ATP-binding protein translates to MGVYKKLFRYVPNEKYIGYMTIIVSSISAFLVVYGYYYMFLLLKEAVVKGNYENAGYYSTRIVICLTISAVMYLVSGIVSHKLAFRLETNLRKRGIEGLTDASFRFFDLHSSGYIRKTIDDNAAKTHMAVAHMLPDNSQAFLVPIFAFILAFAISLRVGIVIIVLSVVSGLILMGMMGNKDFMKLYQTSLDKLSSETVEYIRGIQVIKIFGSKLKSFKALHDSIMEYSKYAYDYSLSCKTPYVIYQLIFLGLIAIISIPLSFFLTGIKDPKFMAVELIMIFFLSGVIMVSFMKIMWASMNIYNANFAIDSLEELYEKMQEDKLTYGNREHFDNFNIEFENVSFSYGDKKVLENLSFSLEEKKTYALVGHSGSGKSTIAKLLSGFYKVDKGAIKIGGYPLSEYTKEAIIKNISFVFQDSKLFKKSIYDNVALADENAGRDKVMKALSLAGCDEIIEKFKDRENTIIGSKGVYLSGGEKQRIAIARAILKNSPIVIMDEASAAIDADNEYELQKAFKNLMQDKTVIMIAHRMTSIRNVDEIIVLEKGNVIERGDNDSLVKTGGLYSRLLGLYETANDWRVSNEKLL